The genomic region GGTAAGGATGCAGCCCCGGAGGCGGCAGCGCCGGAAGCGGCAGCGGCAGGCCCCCAGGTCCTCAACGTCTACAACTGGCCTGACTACATCGCCGAAGACACCATCAGGAACTTCGAAGCGAAGACCGGCATCAAGGTCAATTACGACCTTTACAGCAACAACGAAGTGCTCGAGCAGAAGCTCGCAGCATCGCCGGACGCCTACGATGTCATCTTCCCGTCGGCGCAGCCGTATGCGCAGCGGATGATCGCAACAGGCGGCCTGGCGTCGCTCGACAAAACCCGACTGGGCAACCTCAAGCACATCGATGCGGCGATCCTGGCGGAGCTGGGGAAATTCGATGCGGGCAATTCGCATGTCGTCCCGTACATGTGGGGAACGACCGGTCTGGGCATCAACGTCGGCAAGGTGCAAGCCGTGCTGGGCGCAGGCGCCCCCCTCGACAGTTGGAGCCTGCTCTTCGATCCGGCCACTGCGGCGAAACTGTCGAGTTGCGGCATCGGCCTGCTCGACAACGAGCTCGAATCGTTCTCGCCGGCCCTGATCTGGAAAGGCCGCGACCCCAACGATTTCAGCGCCGACGCCAACACCGTGGTGCGCGACATCTATGCCGCGATCCGTCCGCATATCCGCAAATACGGCAACGACAGCGAACTGATCGAAGGCCTCGCCAATGGAGAGCTGTGTCTGGTGCTCTCGTTTTCGGGCGACGTGCAGCAGGCACAGGCCCGCGCGCAGGAAATGGCGGACACCGCCAAGACCAAAGCCCCTGAAATCCGCTACGTGATTCCGCGCGAAGGCGCGATGCGCTGGACCGATGTGGTCGCGATTCCCAAGAGCGCCAAGAACATCGAGAACGCTCACCGCTTCCTGCAATACCTCATGGAGCCCGAAGTCATCGCCGACATCAGCAACTTCGTCGCCTATGCCAATGCGAACACCAGCGCCACGGATCTTCTGGACGATGCCGTGGCCGAAGACCCGGGCATTTATCCGCCCGCGGACGTCCGCGCCAAACTCAGCACCGCGCGCCCGCCCACCGAGGCCGAAGCCAAGGAACGCAAACTGGTCTGGAACAACATCATCTACGGCCTGATGTGACGCTTTGCGACCAGCCCGGGCGGCGATCGCGCCGTCCGGGTGGGGTTGCCGATCAGCGCGCGCGCAGCCGCCATGCCCGGTGGATGCGCGGATTGCGCGCGAAGTCCGGCGGAATGGTCTGCGGACTGATGTCCTCGCAGACCGCGAACGCCGCGATCGCGGCTTCGTCGAAACGGAAGCGGCGATAGTTGTTCGAGAAATACAGCGTGCCGCCGAAGGCCAGGCGGGTCATCGCCGCTTCCAGCAGGCGGACATGGTCTTTCTGCACATCGAAATCGTCCGCACGCGCGGAGTTCGAGAATGTCGGCGGGTCGCAGAAGATCAGGTCGTACTCGCCGCGATCCGCCAACAGCCACGGCAGCACATCGGCCTGCGCCAGGCGGTGCCGTGCGCCGACGATGCCATTGAGCTTGAGGTTGTCCGAGCACCACTGCAGATAGGTCGCCGAGAGATCGACCGACGTCGTCTGCGCTGCGCCGCCCACTGCGGCATGCACGGTCGCTGCGCCGGTATAGGCGAACAGATTGAGGAAGCGCGCGTCCTTGGCTTCCTCGGCGATGCGCAGGCGCATCGGCCGATGATCGAGGAACAGCCCGCTATCGAGGTAGTCGAACAGATTCACCCGAAGCCTGGCCGCGCCTTCGCGGACATCCAGGAATTCGCCGCGCTTTGCCGTGCCGCTGTCGGCGTATTTGCTGCCGCCCTTGCCGATGGCGCGCGTCTTCACCGCCACACGCTCGCGCGGGACCGCGAAGGCATCGCGCGCACCGGCGAGCAGCTCCTGCAGGCGTTTGCGGGTGGTCGCTTCCGGGATTTCGGCCGGTGCGGCGTATTCCTGCACGTGCAGCCAGAGTTCGCCGGTCGTCTCGCCGATGTAGACATCGACCGCCGCAGCGTATTCGGGGATATCCGCATCGTAGACGCGATAACACGTCACGCCCTCGCGCGAACGCCAGGCTTTGCTCGCCTTGAGATTCTTGCGCACGCGGTTCGACACCATCTGTGCGCCTTCGCCGAGCGCGGGCGTCGGCGCATCGGCCGCGACTTCGCGCTGCGGCGGGCGGATCGGGTCGCAGACGATCAGCACGCATTCGATCGCACTGTTGAAGACCTGGTATTTCTTCGCCGCGCGCAACCCGGTGGCGCGCGCCAGTTCGGCATCGCCGCAGAGCAGGCTCGCTTTCCATTCCGGCGTCGCGCGTTTGAGCGCATCGCCCAGCGCGCGATACAGCTGCGGATCGGCGGCGAGCCGCGCATCGTAGGGCGGATTGCAGACCACGAGGCCGCGCGTCTCCGTTATCGCCGGCAGTTGTCTGACATCGTGGACCGTGAAATCGACGACTTCGACGACACCCGCACGCTCGGCATTGTCACGCGCGGCGCGGATCGCATGCGGATCGAGATCGCTGCCATGGAAGCGCGATTGCAGGGCCGCGCGTCCGCGCTGTTCCCGTCCGGTCGCCTCATCGATCAGTTCGCGCCACTGCGGAGCATCGAAACCGAGCCAGCGCGTCGGCGGCGTACCGGCACCCTGCAGATCGCGCAACAACCCGGGCGCGACATCGGCCGCCATCAACGCACCTTCGATCAGCAGCGTGCCGCTGCCGCACATCGGGTCGAGCAGCGCGCCGCCCTCGATGTAGAGCTTCGGCCAATCGCCGCGCATGAGCACCGCTGCGGCCAGATTTTCCTTCAGCGGTGCCTCGCCCTGCATCTGCCGCCAACCGCGACGATGCAGCGGGCCGCCGCCCAGATCGATCGACAGGATCGCTTTGTTGCCGATTTTCGAAGGACGCACCACCAGGTTCAGGCGCAGATCCGGCGATTCCAGATCGACGCTCGGCCGTTCGCCGCCGCGTCCGCGCAGGGTATCGACCACCGCGTCCTTGATCCGCTGCGCGGCGTAGCGCGCGTGGGTGATGACATCGCCGGACACATGCGCATCCACCGCCAGTGTCATGTCCGCACGCAGATGCTGCGACCAGTCGATGGCAGCCGCGCCTGCGTAGAGCGCGTGCTCGTCCGGGCAGTCGTATTCGCCGACCGGCCACAGCACGCGGCTCGCGAGTCGCGACCAAAGTACCGCGCGCTGGGCATCGTGCAATGTGCCTTCCGCATTCGCACCCGCGCGTGCGGCGGTCGCGTGCGCGCAGCCGAGTGCGAGCAGTTCGTCGACCAGCAGATATTCCAGGCCTTTGCCGCAACTGACGAAGAATTTCATGCGCACAGACTCGATAGCAAAGCGGCGAAGGCGTCGGCGGACGTCTGTACGTTCGCGGACAGACGATGGCTGTCGTCGACCATGAGCAGGCGCGCGCGGCGTGCCTTTGCCCATTCCGCGACCGCCATCGCGGGGATCAGCTCATCGTCCCAGCCGTGGATGATGGAAATCGGCACCTGCGGCGCATCCAGCGCCGGCAACGGCCCCATGGTCAGCGGCGGCGCCATCAGGAACAGCGCCTTCACCGGCACGCCGTCATTGGACAACTCGAGCGAAATGCGCGCGGAAATATAGGCGCCGAGGCTGGAGCCGGCCATCACCAGCGGACCGCGTGAGGCCGCCGCTTGCGCCAGCGCGCGCAGGCGCACCAGCCGCT from Lysobacter sp. harbors:
- a CDS encoding extracellular solute-binding protein; this encodes MNRNIGTLMVGAMALVGLASCGKDAAPEAAAPEAAAAGPQVLNVYNWPDYIAEDTIRNFEAKTGIKVNYDLYSNNEVLEQKLAASPDAYDVIFPSAQPYAQRMIATGGLASLDKTRLGNLKHIDAAILAELGKFDAGNSHVVPYMWGTTGLGINVGKVQAVLGAGAPLDSWSLLFDPATAAKLSSCGIGLLDNELESFSPALIWKGRDPNDFSADANTVVRDIYAAIRPHIRKYGNDSELIEGLANGELCLVLSFSGDVQQAQARAQEMADTAKTKAPEIRYVIPREGAMRWTDVVAIPKSAKNIENAHRFLQYLMEPEVIADISNFVAYANANTSATDLLDDAVAEDPGIYPPADVRAKLSTARPPTEAEAKERKLVWNNIIYGLM
- the rlmKL gene encoding bifunctional 23S rRNA (guanine(2069)-N(7))-methyltransferase RlmK/23S rRNA (guanine(2445)-N(2))-methyltransferase RlmL, which translates into the protein MKFFVSCGKGLEYLLVDELLALGCAHATAARAGANAEGTLHDAQRAVLWSRLASRVLWPVGEYDCPDEHALYAGAAAIDWSQHLRADMTLAVDAHVSGDVITHARYAAQRIKDAVVDTLRGRGGERPSVDLESPDLRLNLVVRPSKIGNKAILSIDLGGGPLHRRGWRQMQGEAPLKENLAAAVLMRGDWPKLYIEGGALLDPMCGSGTLLIEGALMAADVAPGLLRDLQGAGTPPTRWLGFDAPQWRELIDEATGREQRGRAALQSRFHGSDLDPHAIRAARDNAERAGVVEVVDFTVHDVRQLPAITETRGLVVCNPPYDARLAADPQLYRALGDALKRATPEWKASLLCGDAELARATGLRAAKKYQVFNSAIECVLIVCDPIRPPQREVAADAPTPALGEGAQMVSNRVRKNLKASKAWRSREGVTCYRVYDADIPEYAAAVDVYIGETTGELWLHVQEYAAPAEIPEATTRKRLQELLAGARDAFAVPRERVAVKTRAIGKGGSKYADSGTAKRGEFLDVREGAARLRVNLFDYLDSGLFLDHRPMRLRIAEEAKDARFLNLFAYTGAATVHAAVGGAAQTTSVDLSATYLQWCSDNLKLNGIVGARHRLAQADVLPWLLADRGEYDLIFCDPPTFSNSARADDFDVQKDHVRLLEAAMTRLAFGGTLYFSNNYRRFRFDEAAIAAFAVCEDISPQTIPPDFARNPRIHRAWRLRAR